One window of Saccharopolyspora phatthalungensis genomic DNA carries:
- a CDS encoding glutaredoxin family protein: MTAVVQEVVVYTRPGCPFCTSLRAGLRRQGLAFTEVNIWEDPAAAAVVRSIADGNETVPTVVVGDWQAVNPSAGSVLSAVGEHAPHLLPERQPGPVEGALNALGLRKVRD; the protein is encoded by the coding sequence ATGACCGCCGTCGTCCAGGAAGTCGTCGTCTACACCCGGCCCGGCTGCCCGTTCTGCACCTCGCTGCGAGCCGGGTTGCGGCGCCAGGGGCTGGCCTTCACTGAGGTGAACATCTGGGAGGACCCGGCGGCGGCAGCAGTGGTGCGCTCCATCGCCGATGGCAACGAGACGGTGCCGACCGTGGTCGTCGGCGACTGGCAGGCGGTCAACCCCTCGGCGGGCAGTGTGCTTTCCGCGGTCGGCGAGCACGCGCCGCACCTGCTTCCGGAGCGGCAGCCAGGCCCGGTCGAAGGTGCGTTGAATGCTTTGGGGCTGCGCAAGGTCCGCGACTGA
- a CDS encoding helix-turn-helix domain-containing protein has translation MAPASPTLAAWELGQRLKEARENLGLTGSDAAKALGITQNYMSNIEHGRRTIAEDKLRQLTAVYELPPEDQEELVALRKTCEGRGWWARYGGIYPAELLRFFGYEHGAEEVRSYENILVSGLLQTESYARAIHRGDGANLRMSEVERRVEVRMRRKHRIQGADPLRASILMGEAALRQQVGGTAVLEEQLRHLLDLIDKYPDNLDLRVIPFTAGSYGAMGSSTFHVLTFPSPRLPRLAWLETAVAMDLIDDQARVAQYSASFEEASTFALGRQDTVDLIRDTLKS, from the coding sequence ATGGCACCCGCCTCTCCAACGCTCGCCGCCTGGGAACTTGGGCAACGCCTGAAAGAGGCTCGCGAGAACCTTGGGCTGACGGGTTCTGATGCCGCCAAAGCCCTTGGAATCACGCAGAACTACATGAGCAACATCGAGCACGGTCGGCGCACGATCGCTGAAGACAAGCTCCGCCAACTGACCGCCGTGTATGAGCTGCCACCCGAAGACCAGGAAGAGCTCGTTGCCCTACGCAAGACTTGCGAGGGTCGCGGCTGGTGGGCACGTTACGGCGGCATCTACCCGGCAGAGCTACTCCGGTTCTTCGGATACGAGCACGGAGCCGAAGAGGTGCGAAGCTACGAGAACATCCTGGTCTCCGGCCTTCTCCAGACCGAGAGCTATGCGCGCGCTATCCATCGAGGCGACGGAGCGAACCTTCGGATGTCCGAAGTGGAACGTCGCGTCGAAGTACGAATGCGCCGTAAGCACCGCATACAGGGAGCGGACCCACTGCGAGCGTCGATCCTCATGGGTGAAGCCGCGCTGCGCCAACAAGTAGGCGGGACCGCAGTCCTGGAGGAACAACTCCGCCATCTACTCGACTTGATCGACAAGTATCCAGACAACCTCGATCTTCGGGTCATCCCATTCACGGCTGGAAGTTATGGCGCGATGGGCAGCTCAACTTTCCACGTGCTGACCTTTCCAAGCCCTCGCCTGCCGCGACTCGCATGGCTGGAGACAGCCGTTGCGATGGATCTCATCGATGACCAGGCACGTGTGGCTCAGTACAGCGCTTCCTTCGAGGAGGCGAGCACGTTCGCACTTGGTCGACAAGACACTGTCGACCTTATCCGCGATACCCTAAAGAGTTAA
- a CDS encoding AfsR/SARP family transcriptional regulator — protein MTRRRARTPAQPDQQFRLSLLGGWDLHAGGDGVPMSSNGQRLLAFLALRGRTQRDYVAGVLWPESDDQSALANLRTTLWRVRQRAQGAVISTSHELELAPLVSLDVDGLVAAGRYLLRQDPTESPADCAEIGRDLARHAPLLPGWYDDWVLTERERLQQLQVHALEMAAERLVQSRHLATALEIAQAATQVEPFRETAHCAVVKVLLQQANPAQAVRHYQRYERLLDRELGIEPSPHLRDLVRPVLARSRA, from the coding sequence ATGACACGCCGACGTGCACGGACCCCGGCGCAGCCCGATCAGCAATTCCGGCTGTCGCTGCTCGGCGGGTGGGACCTGCACGCGGGGGGCGATGGCGTGCCGATGTCCAGCAATGGGCAACGGCTGCTCGCCTTCCTGGCGCTGCGCGGACGCACGCAACGTGACTACGTGGCCGGTGTTTTGTGGCCGGAGAGTGACGACCAGAGCGCGCTGGCGAATCTTCGGACCACGCTGTGGCGGGTGCGCCAGCGTGCGCAGGGCGCGGTGATCAGCACCTCGCACGAGCTTGAACTCGCGCCGCTGGTGTCACTGGACGTCGATGGCCTGGTCGCCGCCGGTCGCTACCTTTTGCGCCAGGACCCAACCGAATCGCCCGCGGACTGCGCGGAGATTGGCCGCGACTTGGCGCGGCACGCCCCGCTCCTGCCCGGCTGGTACGACGACTGGGTGCTGACGGAACGCGAGCGCCTGCAGCAGTTGCAGGTGCATGCGCTGGAGATGGCCGCGGAACGGCTGGTGCAGTCCCGGCATCTGGCGACGGCGTTGGAGATCGCGCAGGCCGCGACCCAGGTGGAGCCGTTCCGGGAGACGGCGCACTGCGCGGTGGTCAAGGTGCTGCTGCAGCAGGCCAATCCGGCGCAGGCGGTCCGCCACTACCAGCGCTACGAGCGGCTGCTGGACCGCGAGCTCGGCATCGAGCCGTCGCCGCACCTGCGAGACCTGGTGCGCCCGGTCCTCGCCCGATCCCGGGCTTAA
- a CDS encoding DUF397 domain-containing protein, whose amino-acid sequence MSGLEEQLHSAAWFTSSHTTNSQACVEVALMRDVVAVRDTKNRQGGILIFRTGQWAAFVTSITM is encoded by the coding sequence GTGTCAGGCTTAGAAGAACAGCTTCATAGTGCAGCGTGGTTCACGTCGAGCCACACCACGAACTCTCAGGCGTGCGTCGAAGTGGCGCTGATGCGCGACGTTGTCGCCGTTCGAGATACCAAAAATCGACAAGGCGGCATCCTGATCTTCCGAACCGGGCAGTGGGCCGCCTTCGTCACCTCGATCACGATGTAG
- a CDS encoding acyl-CoA dehydrogenase family protein: MGSSGFDAGELSALLDGRWADIRKQVRDALDGVQLPPGDGLDTESHRAQTLEQLHLLVKSGITDLGFPVAYGGRGDTGGSVVSLEMLPGNLSLMVKAGVQWGLFGGAVVALGTERHHERYLRDIMRLDLPGCFAMTETGHGSDVQHLRTTATYDPATQEFVVHTPHGSARKDYIGNAARDGRLAVVFAQLITDGKSHGVHALLVPIRDENGKILPGVRIEDCGRKAGLNGVDNGRITFDQVRVPRESLLNRYGDVDPDGAYRSPITSQSKRFFTMLGTLIRGRISVAGTAGGATKLALEIALRYGDARRQFGRPGAGEATVVLDYLAHQRKLLPALAKTFALHFAQEELVSTLHDAPGGEREQRELESRAAGLKAITTWHATQTIQTCREACGGAGYLAENQLALLKADTDVFTTFEGDNTVLLQLVAKGLLTNYKDQFDDLGTLGMAKFIADQFVGAVIERTATRNLVQRIIDGSGKDDILDRGWQLKLFDDRERHVLDGLGRRLRKSNRDNAFEVFNNAQDHVLRAARVHVDRIVLEAFVAAIDRCRDRRTTELLNKLCDLYVLANIEADRGWFLEHERITPRRSKAIIEAINVLCGQIRPHAVDLVAAFGLPRQWLTAPIATGAQAQRQEAQRTHEASAE, encoded by the coding sequence ATGGGAAGCTCCGGATTCGACGCTGGCGAACTCTCGGCCCTGCTGGACGGGCGTTGGGCCGACATCCGGAAGCAGGTCCGCGACGCCCTCGACGGCGTCCAGCTCCCGCCGGGGGACGGCCTCGACACCGAAAGCCACCGCGCGCAGACCCTTGAACAGCTGCACCTGCTGGTCAAATCCGGTATCACCGACCTCGGCTTCCCGGTCGCCTACGGCGGCCGCGGGGACACCGGCGGTTCGGTGGTCTCGCTGGAGATGCTGCCCGGAAACCTGTCGCTGATGGTCAAGGCGGGTGTCCAATGGGGACTGTTCGGCGGCGCGGTCGTCGCGCTGGGCACCGAGCGCCACCACGAGCGCTACCTGCGCGACATCATGCGCCTGGACCTGCCGGGCTGCTTCGCGATGACCGAGACCGGCCACGGCTCGGACGTCCAGCACCTGCGCACAACCGCCACCTACGACCCGGCGACGCAAGAGTTCGTGGTGCACACGCCGCACGGGTCGGCGCGCAAGGATTACATCGGCAACGCCGCCCGGGACGGCCGGCTGGCGGTGGTATTCGCCCAGCTGATCACCGATGGCAAGAGCCACGGCGTGCACGCGCTGCTGGTGCCGATCCGGGACGAGAACGGGAAGATCTTGCCGGGCGTGCGGATCGAGGACTGCGGCCGCAAGGCCGGGCTCAACGGCGTCGACAACGGCCGGATCACGTTCGACCAGGTGCGGGTGCCGCGCGAGTCGCTGCTCAACCGCTATGGCGACGTTGACCCGGACGGCGCCTATCGCAGCCCGATCACCAGCCAGAGCAAGCGGTTCTTCACCATGCTCGGCACCCTGATCCGCGGCCGGATCTCGGTGGCCGGCACCGCGGGCGGTGCGACCAAGCTGGCGCTGGAGATCGCGCTGCGCTACGGCGACGCCCGCCGCCAGTTCGGACGCCCCGGTGCCGGCGAGGCGACCGTGGTGCTGGATTACCTCGCGCACCAGCGGAAACTGCTGCCCGCGCTGGCGAAGACGTTCGCTCTGCACTTCGCGCAGGAGGAGCTGGTGTCGACCCTGCACGACGCCCCGGGCGGCGAACGCGAACAGCGCGAGCTGGAATCCCGCGCCGCGGGCCTGAAGGCGATCACGACCTGGCACGCGACCCAGACCATCCAGACCTGCCGTGAGGCATGTGGCGGCGCGGGCTATCTGGCGGAAAACCAGCTGGCCCTGCTCAAGGCGGACACCGACGTCTTCACCACGTTCGAGGGCGACAACACGGTGCTGCTACAGCTGGTCGCCAAGGGCCTGCTGACGAACTACAAGGACCAGTTCGACGACCTCGGCACGCTGGGCATGGCCAAGTTCATCGCCGACCAGTTCGTGGGCGCGGTGATCGAGCGGACCGCGACGCGTAACCTGGTGCAGCGGATCATCGACGGCTCGGGCAAGGACGACATCCTCGACCGGGGCTGGCAGCTGAAGCTGTTCGACGACCGCGAGCGGCACGTGCTCGATGGCCTCGGTCGCCGCCTGCGCAAATCCAACCGCGACAACGCCTTCGAGGTCTTCAACAACGCGCAGGACCACGTGCTGCGCGCCGCCCGGGTGCACGTCGACCGCATCGTGCTGGAGGCTTTCGTCGCGGCGATCGATCGCTGCCGCGACCGGCGAACCACCGAGCTGCTGAACAAGCTCTGCGATCTCTACGTGCTGGCCAACATTGAGGCGGACCGCGGCTGGTTCCTGGAGCACGAGCGGATCACGCCGCGTCGGTCGAAGGCGATCATCGAGGCGATTAACGTGCTGTGCGGCCAGATCCGCCCGCACGCGGTGGACCTGGTGGCGGCCTTCGGCCTTCCGCGTCAGTGGCTGACTGCCCCGATCGCCACCGGAGCGCAAGCCCAACGCCAGGAGGCGCAACGCACCCACGAGGCTTCGGCGGAATGA
- a CDS encoding TetR/AcrR family transcriptional regulator produces the protein MTEVTRRERLRAATEAEIRQHARTLLVEHGREAVTLRAIARELGITAPALYRYYESREDLLRQLRDDICADLASELHAALEPVGEDFLEKIFGVCRAFRRWALTHPEEFALVFAVPQGEAGTWQADQFAGVFLGIVGPLLIEGALKIDSQAGPPFELPDLPANREALAAAFSAEGIEVPQEALRPDAVYFLLRWWVRLYGYVALEVFGRFPFDLQHADLLFDSILHELTHEIGLA, from the coding sequence ATGACCGAGGTGACTCGGCGCGAGCGGCTTCGCGCGGCCACCGAAGCGGAGATCCGGCAGCACGCGCGGACGCTGCTCGTCGAGCACGGACGCGAGGCGGTGACGCTGCGCGCGATCGCCCGGGAGCTCGGCATCACGGCGCCGGCGTTGTACCGGTACTACGAGTCCCGCGAAGATCTACTCCGGCAGTTGCGCGACGACATCTGCGCCGACCTGGCGAGCGAGCTGCATGCGGCGCTGGAACCGGTGGGCGAGGACTTCCTGGAAAAGATCTTTGGGGTTTGCCGGGCGTTCCGGCGCTGGGCGCTGACGCACCCGGAGGAGTTCGCGCTGGTCTTCGCCGTCCCGCAGGGCGAGGCGGGGACGTGGCAGGCCGACCAGTTCGCCGGGGTCTTCCTGGGAATCGTCGGGCCGCTGCTGATCGAGGGGGCACTGAAGATCGACTCCCAGGCGGGACCGCCGTTCGAGCTGCCGGACCTGCCCGCGAACCGGGAGGCGTTGGCGGCGGCGTTCTCCGCCGAGGGCATCGAGGTGCCGCAGGAGGCACTGCGCCCGGACGCGGTGTACTTCCTGCTGCGCTGGTGGGTGCGCCTGTACGGCTACGTGGCGCTGGAGGTCTTCGGCCGCTTCCCGTTCGATCTCCAGCACGCCGACCTGCTCTTCGACTCGATACTCCACGAGCTCACCCACGAGATCGGCTTGGCCTGA
- a CDS encoding response regulator — protein sequence MSEPPVTVMVVDDHPMWRDGVARDLTERGFEVRATASDAASALRIARTVKPDVVLMDLNLGDTSGVNATLQITQEIPGTRVLVLSASGEHSDVLEAVKAGASGYLVKSASVEELVDAVRRTAVGDAVFTAGLAGLVLGEYRRMAITPDSDSQAPQLTDRETEVLRLVAKGMTARQIAKKLVISHRTVENHVQSTLRKLQLHNRVELARYAIEHGLDQEADAEEA from the coding sequence ATGAGCGAGCCGCCCGTCACCGTGATGGTCGTCGACGACCACCCGATGTGGCGCGACGGAGTCGCCCGCGACCTGACGGAGCGCGGCTTCGAGGTGCGGGCCACCGCGAGCGACGCCGCGTCCGCGCTGCGCATCGCGCGGACCGTCAAGCCCGACGTGGTGCTGATGGACCTCAACCTGGGCGACACCTCCGGGGTCAACGCCACCCTGCAGATCACCCAGGAGATCCCCGGCACGCGGGTGCTGGTGCTGTCCGCCAGCGGGGAGCACAGCGACGTGCTGGAGGCGGTCAAGGCCGGGGCCTCCGGTTACCTGGTCAAGTCGGCATCGGTCGAGGAACTGGTGGACGCGGTGCGGCGTACCGCCGTCGGCGACGCGGTGTTCACCGCCGGGCTGGCCGGGCTGGTGCTCGGGGAGTACCGGCGGATGGCGATCACCCCGGATTCGGATTCGCAGGCGCCGCAGCTGACCGACCGGGAGACCGAGGTGCTGCGGCTGGTCGCCAAGGGGATGACCGCCCGGCAGATCGCGAAGAAGCTGGTGATCTCGCACCGCACGGTGGAGAACCACGTCCAGTCGACGCTGCGCAAGCTGCAGCTTCACAACCGGGTCGAACTCGCTCGCTACGCCATCGAACACGGCCTGGACCAGGAAGCCGACGCCGAAGAAGCCTGA
- a CDS encoding zinc finger protein, with amino-acid sequence MLLPDLQPQRLVFSWRPFEGSRHGLEPTEPPLPGQERSTLCGRTISVDRATEVDWRAATCEVCWSEAKARRDAAG; translated from the coding sequence GTGCTGCTTCCCGATTTGCAGCCGCAGCGGCTTGTTTTTTCCTGGCGGCCTTTCGAAGGTTCCCGGCACGGGTTGGAGCCGACCGAGCCGCCGTTGCCCGGGCAGGAGCGCTCGACCTTGTGCGGCCGAACGATCAGCGTCGATCGGGCAACCGAGGTCGACTGGCGCGCGGCCACTTGCGAAGTCTGCTGGTCCGAAGCCAAAGCCCGCCGCGATGCGGCGGGCTGA
- the ptsP gene encoding phosphoenolpyruvate--protein phosphotransferase yields MSRLTGVGVSSGRASGPVVRVADSLPEPPVTPAPADPTAEAARIRPAADAVADRLFQRAGRVEGDAKAVLETTAAMAIDPALISQAEQLVTGRSLPAPRAVHEAANGFADALREAGDYLAERARDVQDVRDRIIAELSGVTPPGIPEFERPSVLIARDLAPADTADLDPDLVLALVTEEGGPTSHTAILARALGIPAVVAVRGLLAVPDLVGAVVDGDRGSVETSGQAVAVQVAERAGVGEWNGVGATADGVPVKVVANVGSAADARAAVAADAQGVGLFRTEFCYLGADDEPAIETQRTAYHEVIAPFAGKPVIVRTLDAGADKPLPFLGMGVEPNPALGVRGLRVAFDRPDVLERQLEAIVGATADSAAEVSVMAPMVATVDEAAWFADRVRAAGLPRAGVMIEVPAAALSAAEILDAVDFVSIGTNDLAQYVFAADRMAGALAQLNDPWQPALLRLIAKVGDAGRELDKPVGVCGEAASDPLLAGVLAGLGVTSLSMAAGAVPAVGAALAKHPFATFRQAADAALSAPTPSRAREAVRAALD; encoded by the coding sequence ATGTCGCGCTTGACTGGTGTCGGAGTCAGCTCCGGCCGCGCTTCGGGACCGGTTGTCCGGGTCGCCGACTCCTTGCCCGAACCGCCCGTCACCCCCGCGCCCGCCGACCCGACCGCCGAAGCGGCGCGCATCCGGCCGGCCGCCGATGCCGTGGCCGACCGGCTGTTCCAGCGGGCCGGCCGAGTTGAGGGCGACGCGAAAGCGGTCTTGGAGACGACCGCCGCGATGGCGATCGACCCGGCGCTGATCTCGCAGGCCGAACAACTCGTCACCGGCCGCTCATTGCCCGCGCCGCGCGCGGTGCACGAGGCCGCCAACGGCTTCGCGGACGCGCTGCGGGAAGCCGGAGATTACCTGGCCGAACGCGCCCGGGACGTGCAGGACGTCCGGGACCGGATCATCGCCGAGCTGTCCGGAGTGACACCGCCCGGCATCCCCGAATTCGAGCGGCCGAGCGTCCTTATAGCCCGCGACCTCGCGCCCGCCGACACCGCCGACCTCGACCCGGATCTGGTGCTCGCGCTGGTCACCGAGGAAGGCGGTCCGACCAGCCACACCGCGATCTTGGCGCGGGCACTGGGCATTCCGGCCGTGGTCGCGGTCCGCGGGCTGCTCGCGGTGCCGGACCTGGTCGGCGCGGTCGTGGACGGCGACCGCGGTTCGGTCGAAACCTCCGGCCAGGCGGTGGCCGTCCAGGTCGCGGAACGAGCCGGGGTCGGCGAATGGAACGGCGTCGGTGCCACCGCGGACGGCGTGCCGGTCAAGGTCGTCGCGAACGTCGGATCGGCCGCCGACGCGCGTGCCGCCGTCGCGGCCGACGCCCAGGGAGTCGGCCTGTTCCGCACCGAGTTCTGCTATCTCGGGGCCGATGACGAGCCGGCTATTGAGACGCAGCGGACCGCGTACCACGAGGTGATCGCGCCGTTCGCGGGCAAGCCCGTCATCGTCCGCACGCTCGACGCCGGTGCGGACAAGCCGCTGCCCTTCCTCGGCATGGGGGTGGAGCCGAACCCGGCGCTCGGCGTGCGCGGTCTGCGGGTGGCCTTCGACCGGCCCGACGTGCTGGAACGGCAGCTGGAGGCGATCGTCGGTGCCACGGCAGATTCCGCCGCCGAGGTGTCCGTGATGGCTCCGATGGTCGCCACCGTCGACGAAGCCGCCTGGTTCGCCGACCGGGTGCGGGCCGCGGGACTGCCGCGCGCCGGAGTGATGATCGAGGTCCCGGCCGCCGCGTTGAGCGCGGCGGAAATCCTCGACGCCGTCGACTTCGTCAGCATAGGCACCAACGACCTCGCCCAGTACGTCTTCGCCGCGGACCGGATGGCGGGCGCACTCGCCCAGCTCAACGACCCCTGGCAGCCTGCGTTGCTGCGGCTGATCGCCAAGGTCGGCGACGCGGGACGGGAGCTCGACAAGCCCGTCGGCGTGTGCGGCGAGGCGGCGTCCGACCCGCTGCTGGCCGGCGTCCTCGCCGGGCTCGGCGTGACCAGCCTGTCGATGGCTGCCGGCGCTGTCCCGGCGGTCGGCGCCGCGCTCGCTAAGCACCCGTTCGCGACCTTCCGGCAAGCTGCCGACGCGGCGCTGTCCGCACCGACCCCGTCCAGGGCCCGCGAAGCGGTCCGCGCCGCCCTCGACTGA